The following are encoded together in the Candidatus Babeliales bacterium genome:
- a CDS encoding NUDIX domain-containing protein, whose protein sequence is MKNIFKLPAYVGIILSQNHKVLLVQRHNTDWMSGYWNFPGGLLEENETLTSAAAREIHEEVNVIVDPADFTLAHVIHVRANNKNTQDIIGIYFIAHSWHGTPINNEPHRHSDMKWFDSNQLPNNVTEHAILVIQQMTTDKKYSENG, encoded by the coding sequence ATGAAAAATATATTTAAACTTCCTGCCTATGTTGGCATCATTCTCAGCCAAAACCACAAAGTTTTATTGGTACAACGCCATAATACAGATTGGATGTCAGGTTACTGGAATTTTCCTGGTGGATTGCTGGAAGAAAATGAAACACTAACATCTGCAGCTGCGCGAGAAATACATGAAGAGGTTAATGTCATTGTAGATCCGGCTGATTTTACACTAGCACATGTTATTCATGTACGCGCAAACAACAAAAATACACAAGATATTATCGGCATTTATTTTATAGCACATTCATGGCATGGCACACCAATTAATAATGAGCCTCACCGACATAGTGATATGAAATGGTTTGATAGTAATCAATTACCCAACAATGTCACTGAACATGCTATTTTAGTCATACAACAAATGACAACTGACAAAAAATATTCAGAAAATGGTTGA
- the ppa gene encoding inorganic diphosphatase has translation MHDINVLIEIPKSSMVKYEVDKETGMLVVDRFMYTAMGYPFNYGYLPDTQSKDGDPVDVLVISTYPVQAGSVLPSRVIGMLEMEDEAGIDNKIIAVATEKVDPFYANVQNLDDLTHATKNLIKHFFEQYKNIEPGKWVKVKNFLDKQHAWQEIEESKL, from the coding sequence ATGCACGATATTAATGTTTTAATAGAAATTCCTAAAAGTTCCATGGTCAAATATGAGGTAGATAAAGAAACCGGTATGCTTGTTGTTGACCGTTTTATGTATACGGCTATGGGTTATCCGTTTAATTATGGCTATTTACCAGACACACAATCAAAAGATGGTGATCCTGTTGATGTGCTCGTTATTTCGACGTATCCGGTGCAAGCAGGCTCTGTTTTACCATCACGTGTTATTGGAATGTTGGAAATGGAAGATGAAGCGGGTATTGATAATAAAATTATTGCAGTAGCTACTGAAAAAGTAGATCCTTTTTATGCAAATGTTCAAAATCTCGATGATCTTACGCATGCTACCAAAAATTTAATTAAGCACTTCTTTGAGCAATATAAAAATATCGAACCCGGTAAATGGGTTAAGGTTAAAAATTTCTTAGATAAACAACATGCATGGCAGGAAATAGAAGAAAGTAAACTTTGA
- a CDS encoding hemerythrin domain-containing protein — MRNFLQKKYFSILFFIGTINQPYLCADKKSLPMNIQEESEIPLTEDLMREHGLLNRILLIYEEIVKRIDNNTNFSIIVLNNAVEIIRSFIENYHEKLEEDYIFPLFEKHKKEIKLVKTLKAQHNKGREITAQLQKLSIENKPLDQKTRKLIKNLLQKFIRMYRPHEAREDTVLFPQVRSLMTESEFKNMSKIFEDREHELFGEDGFELMIKKVEDIEKDLDIYRLEQFTP; from the coding sequence ATGAGGAATTTTTTACAAAAAAAATATTTTTCAATACTTTTTTTTATTGGAACAATTAATCAACCCTATTTGTGTGCTGATAAAAAGAGTTTGCCTATGAACATACAAGAAGAATCTGAGATTCCGTTAACTGAAGATTTAATGCGAGAACATGGTCTTTTAAATCGTATTCTCTTAATTTATGAAGAAATTGTTAAGAGAATTGACAATAATACTAATTTTTCAATTATCGTTCTTAATAATGCTGTAGAGATTATTAGATCGTTTATTGAAAATTATCATGAAAAACTTGAAGAAGATTACATATTTCCACTTTTTGAAAAGCATAAAAAAGAAATAAAACTTGTAAAAACTTTAAAAGCTCAACATAATAAGGGTCGTGAAATTACCGCTCAATTACAAAAACTATCCATAGAGAATAAACCTTTGGATCAAAAAACGAGAAAGCTCATAAAAAATTTATTACAAAAATTTATTAGAATGTATCGACCTCATGAAGCACGAGAAGATACAGTTCTGTTTCCCCAAGTACGCTCGCTAATGACTGAATCAGAATTTAAAAATATGAGTAAAATATTTGAAGATCGCGAACATGAACTTTTTGGAGAAGATGGTTTTGAACTAATGATAAAAAAAGTAGAAGATATTGAAAAAGATCTTGATATCTATCGATTAGAGCAATTTACTCCATAA
- a CDS encoding AAA-like domain-containing protein: MRFFNTAGPIDPRKHYYIPHRLNEVEFRHLIEQEKYFILHAPRQSGKTTAIQMFVNELNVEGTYKVLYINVEPAQIARDNVEKGMRIILEELREWATILLKSGDPLFEFVQEELKDVSGSSLKKVLQAWCIASDKPILVFIDEIDSLIGDTLISVLRQLRAGYPNRPIAFPQSVCLLGVRDVRDYRIWSEAEHNMVLGGSAFNIKAESLTLPDFSLKQTRMLYLQHSDETGQQFTDEAIEHAYYLTQGQPWLVNALAYQACFEDVIDRTIPITKNVIDHAKETLIKRCDTHIDQLVHKLEEPRVRYIIDAIIGAQSDLKIFPFDDVQYVRDLGLIKLHSFDIANPIYQEIIPRALTQTTQERIRESALFYQNLDRSLNMQKLLTKFTEFYRENSATWLADFQYKESGPHLLLMAFLQRVINDGGTLHREYALDRKRVDLLLHWHDQKIVIELKVKRSSKTLTEGLQQTAEYMDISNATEGHLVVFDGNLEKTWDEKIYHRIEHVGSKTIYVWGL, encoded by the coding sequence ATGCGATTTTTTAATACAGCCGGGCCCATTGATCCAAGAAAACATTATTATATTCCTCATCGATTAAATGAAGTTGAATTTAGACATCTTATTGAGCAAGAAAAATATTTTATTTTACATGCTCCACGTCAAAGCGGAAAAACAACCGCGATTCAAATGTTTGTTAACGAATTAAATGTTGAAGGCACATATAAAGTATTATATATCAACGTTGAACCTGCTCAGATTGCACGAGACAATGTGGAAAAGGGTATGAGGATAATTTTAGAGGAATTACGAGAGTGGGCAACTATTTTGCTGAAATCGGGAGATCCTCTTTTTGAATTTGTACAAGAAGAATTAAAAGATGTTTCCGGAAGTAGCTTAAAAAAAGTTCTTCAAGCTTGGTGTATTGCATCGGATAAGCCAATTTTAGTGTTCATTGATGAAATAGATTCATTAATTGGTGATACGCTTATTTCAGTATTGCGCCAATTACGTGCTGGGTATCCTAATCGTCCGATAGCGTTTCCTCAATCGGTTTGTTTATTGGGAGTTCGTGATGTGCGTGATTATCGTATTTGGTCAGAAGCTGAACACAATATGGTGTTGGGTGGTAGCGCGTTTAATATAAAAGCTGAAAGCCTTACCTTGCCTGATTTTTCTCTAAAGCAAACACGAATGTTGTATCTTCAACATTCGGATGAAACTGGCCAACAATTTACTGATGAAGCAATTGAACATGCATATTATTTAACGCAAGGTCAACCATGGCTTGTTAATGCACTTGCGTATCAAGCATGTTTTGAAGATGTCATCGATCGTACTATACCAATCACTAAAAATGTTATTGATCATGCAAAAGAAACACTCATTAAGCGATGTGATACGCACATTGATCAGCTTGTTCATAAATTGGAAGAACCACGTGTTCGTTATATTATTGATGCTATTATTGGTGCGCAGAGTGATTTAAAAATATTTCCTTTTGACGATGTTCAATATGTCAGAGATTTAGGGTTAATAAAGTTGCATAGTTTTGATATTGCTAATCCTATTTATCAAGAAATTATTCCACGAGCACTTACACAGACTACACAAGAACGTATTAGAGAATCAGCCTTATTTTATCAAAATCTTGATAGGTCATTAAATATGCAAAAATTATTAACGAAATTTACGGAATTTTACCGTGAAAATTCAGCAACATGGCTTGCAGATTTTCAGTACAAAGAGTCAGGACCACATTTGTTGCTCATGGCGTTTTTGCAGCGTGTAATTAATGATGGAGGTACCCTTCATCGTGAATATGCCCTGGATCGCAAACGAGTTGATTTACTTTTGCATTGGCATGATCAAAAAATTGTTATTGAATTAAAGGTAAAACGCAGCAGCAAGACATTAACTGAAGGGTTGCAGCAAACGGCTGAATATATGGATATTTCCAATGCAACTGAAGGGCATTTAGTTGTTTTTGATGGTAATCTAGAAAAAACATGGGATGAAAAAATATACCATCGAATAGAACATGTGGGATCTAAAACAATTTATGTTTGGGGTTTGTAG
- a CDS encoding ABC transporter ATP-binding protein, giving the protein MNNVLLKIKNIKKTYATKEALKGISLDIYKGEILGLLGVNGAGKTTLSSIVATLHPPTEGDIEYNGVSIYSDVTTYRYTIGFCPQRPNLNPALTLEQNLRLSASYYQMTPEQIDTRLALLVDRFGLREYMNQKATVLSGGYKQRFMIARALMHNPQLVILDEPTVGLDPHIRRQLWQQIKDLKKIGVTVILTTHYLDEAEQLSDRVCVLDAGLIKLIDTPDNLKADFKMNNLEDVFIAIMSDDASKTDKEK; this is encoded by the coding sequence ATGAATAATGTTTTATTAAAAATCAAAAATATAAAAAAGACATATGCCACAAAAGAAGCTCTTAAAGGTATTTCTCTTGATATTTATAAGGGTGAAATTTTAGGTCTTCTTGGCGTTAATGGTGCGGGTAAAACTACGTTATCGTCTATCGTTGCAACATTACATCCACCAACAGAGGGTGACATTGAGTATAATGGTGTATCAATCTATTCCGATGTTACCACATATCGGTATACAATTGGTTTTTGTCCTCAACGGCCAAATTTAAATCCAGCGTTGACGTTGGAACAAAACTTGCGATTGTCGGCAAGTTATTATCAAATGACACCGGAACAGATCGATACGCGTCTTGCATTGTTAGTGGATCGATTTGGTTTGCGGGAATATATGAATCAAAAAGCTACAGTGTTATCGGGGGGTTATAAGCAACGTTTTATGATTGCACGCGCATTGATGCATAATCCGCAACTAGTAATTTTAGATGAACCAACGGTTGGTCTTGATCCGCATATTAGAAGACAATTATGGCAACAGATTAAGGATTTAAAAAAAATAGGTGTTACGGTAATTTTAACAACACATTATCTTGATGAAGCAGAGCAATTATCAGATCGAGTTTGTGTACTTGATGCTGGACTTATTAAATTAATAGATACGCCGGATAATTTAAAAGCTGATTTTAAAATGAATAATCTTGAGGATGTATTTATAGCGATTATGTCCGACGATGCATCTAAGACAGATAAGGAAAAATAA
- a CDS encoding ATP-binding protein: MFRRDLEKILSRFAKFPVVAILGPRQSGKTTLARSFFKNHRFLNLESPHIRELAIKDPVLFLRENENEYGIILDEFQYAPEILSYIQVESDEKKRPGYFVLTGSQNFLMNQAVSQSLAGRVGIVTLLPLSIKELKDNNALPDNVNEVIFNGGYPRLYAENFSPLELYPPYIHSYLERDVRQLIKVENLRTYQKFMQLCAGRVGQLLNVADIATNCGIHRKTVESWISILEASYVVFTLKPYWENFKKRATKMPKLYFYDTGLACSLLDISSPAQLGVSPFRGPLFESFIISDLHKQYFNIGRRPPLYFWRDNNGYIEVDCLANIGNTLIPIETKSGHTATNDFFTGLTKWNKLATTDPTAGYIVYGGDYTQSTSMGRLLSWKEASNLIEELEGKNSF, from the coding sequence ATGTTTAGACGGGATTTAGAGAAAATATTGTCGCGTTTTGCAAAATTTCCTGTGGTCGCTATTTTAGGGCCTCGCCAATCGGGAAAAACAACATTGGCTAGATCTTTTTTTAAAAATCACCGTTTTCTTAATCTTGAAAGTCCACATATACGAGAATTGGCAATTAAAGATCCGGTATTGTTTTTACGTGAAAATGAAAATGAATATGGTATTATTTTAGATGAATTTCAATATGCGCCAGAAATTCTTTCTTATATACAGGTTGAATCTGATGAGAAAAAAAGACCAGGATATTTTGTTCTTACTGGATCGCAAAATTTTTTAATGAATCAAGCAGTGTCTCAATCTCTAGCGGGCCGTGTTGGTATTGTTACACTATTGCCTCTTTCAATTAAAGAATTAAAAGATAATAATGCATTGCCAGACAATGTTAACGAAGTAATATTTAATGGCGGATATCCACGCCTTTATGCAGAAAATTTTTCTCCACTTGAATTATATCCACCGTACATACATTCATATCTTGAACGCGATGTTCGGCAACTGATTAAAGTAGAAAATTTGAGAACATATCAAAAATTTATGCAGCTATGTGCTGGAAGAGTTGGCCAGCTTCTGAATGTTGCAGATATTGCTACTAACTGTGGAATTCACCGTAAAACGGTAGAGAGTTGGATTTCAATTTTGGAAGCAAGTTATGTTGTTTTTACACTAAAACCTTACTGGGAAAATTTTAAAAAACGCGCAACAAAAATGCCAAAATTATATTTTTATGATACAGGCCTTGCATGTTCTTTATTAGATATTAGTTCACCAGCTCAGCTTGGTGTTAGTCCTTTTCGAGGTCCTCTTTTTGAATCTTTTATTATATCTGATTTGCATAAACAATATTTTAATATAGGGCGTCGCCCCCCATTGTATTTTTGGAGAGATAATAATGGGTATATTGAAGTTGACTGTTTAGCAAATATTGGTAATACGCTAATTCCGATTGAAACCAAATCTGGTCATACAGCAACGAATGATTTTTTTACCGGTCTTACTAAATGGAATAAATTGGCTACAACAGATCCAACAGCAGGATACATTGTATATGGCGGTGATTATACACAAAGTACTAGTATGGGTAGATTGCTTAGTTGGAAAGAAGCTAGCAACTTAATAGAAGAGCTGGAAGGTAAAAATAGTTTTTGA
- a CDS encoding MFS transporter — MKSWLNKNIIGFCSASFFGDWCHEMGTAILPMFITQLVSGTYAPFALGFIQGFADAGATITKLLSGYLADRVPFYKPFLIAGYGISGVCLALIGTVQSIIFIFVYKTIAWLAKGIREPMRDTWIAKIVPRNLYGRVFGLQRSLDTLGALVGPLTTFFLLKINFSLTSVFLFSAIPAIFSVLSIMFLTHEEKRETMVMHDVHFIEQVKVLPSDFISFAWIMFLFGVGNFNQTLLIYRVQEIFGQEHSFLIATTHGVLLYAFFNVIRAFSEFGMGTLSDYVNRKMLLAVFGFGAFGITTLGFMVHVTPIWFWLLCFGCAGLSAGTVKALEKAHASYILPEQTRGVGLGLLQSIDGVGDLLSSLIVGALWSFISPLAGLIYAAIISFIAMVLLIFQRD; from the coding sequence ATGAAAAGTTGGTTGAATAAAAATATTATTGGTTTTTGTTCGGCCAGCTTTTTTGGTGATTGGTGCCATGAGATGGGTACTGCAATTTTGCCTATGTTTATTACACAGTTAGTAAGTGGAACCTATGCACCATTTGCATTGGGATTTATTCAGGGCTTTGCTGATGCAGGAGCAACGATTACTAAATTATTATCGGGTTACCTTGCAGACAGAGTTCCTTTTTATAAACCATTTTTGATTGCTGGATATGGTATTTCGGGTGTTTGTCTTGCATTGATTGGTACGGTACAATCGATTATATTTATTTTTGTTTATAAAACAATTGCATGGCTTGCAAAGGGGATTAGGGAACCAATGCGTGACACGTGGATTGCTAAGATTGTTCCGAGGAATTTGTATGGGCGAGTTTTTGGACTACAACGGTCTTTGGATACGTTAGGAGCACTTGTTGGTCCATTAACGACATTTTTTTTATTAAAAATTAATTTTTCATTGACATCTGTTTTTCTTTTTTCAGCTATTCCAGCTATTTTTTCTGTTCTTTCTATAATGTTTCTAACTCATGAAGAAAAACGAGAAACAATGGTAATGCACGATGTGCATTTTATTGAACAGGTAAAAGTATTGCCTTCTGATTTTATCTCTTTTGCATGGATAATGTTTTTATTCGGTGTTGGTAATTTTAATCAAACTTTACTTATATATCGCGTTCAGGAAATTTTTGGACAAGAACATTCTTTTTTAATAGCGACCACGCATGGGGTTTTATTATATGCGTTTTTTAATGTTATACGAGCATTCAGTGAATTTGGTATGGGAACTTTAAGTGATTATGTGAATAGAAAAATGTTATTGGCAGTTTTTGGTTTTGGTGCCTTTGGCATAACAACTCTTGGCTTTATGGTACACGTAACACCTATATGGTTTTGGTTGCTCTGTTTTGGATGTGCTGGGTTAAGCGCAGGTACGGTTAAGGCATTAGAAAAAGCTCATGCATCGTATATTTTGCCCGAGCAAACTCGTGGGGTAGGATTAGGATTGTTGCAATCTATCGATGGAGTAGGTGATTTGCTTTCAAGTTTAATAGTGGGAGCATTGTGGAGTTTTATTTCACCTCTTGCTGGTCTTATATATGCTGCAATAATAAGTTTTATAGCAATGGTATTATTGATTTTTCAAAGAGATTAA
- a CDS encoding class I SAM-dependent methyltransferase, which yields MNKPSLYLNLCTEFFDLDKPAAPAEEYAFYRYYVARSQGPILEPMCGTGRYLIPLVEEGFTVEGFDASPFMLKALHTKCAQKNITPHVWEQFLEGVPVTKQYNLIFIPDSSFCLFLNPAHIKMCLQKIYNLLENNGTFVFDIETIYAVPALTGVWQGKAYKKPDGTTLIASNLPLPIENSVATVICRYELMDKTNIMQTEMEYFQIKLYYPTEMDVLLKEVGFSHIKKIEAYNLTSSPSAQDYTIVYECIK from the coding sequence ATGAATAAACCATCATTATATCTAAATTTGTGTACTGAATTTTTTGATCTTGATAAACCCGCAGCACCTGCTGAAGAATATGCTTTTTACCGCTACTATGTTGCGCGATCACAAGGTCCCATTTTAGAACCAATGTGTGGAACTGGGCGTTATCTTATCCCACTCGTGGAAGAAGGGTTTACCGTAGAAGGTTTTGATGCTTCACCATTTATGCTTAAAGCACTACATACCAAATGTGCACAAAAAAATATCACACCTCATGTATGGGAACAATTTTTAGAAGGAGTTCCTGTTACAAAACAATATAATCTTATTTTTATTCCTGATAGTTCCTTCTGTCTATTTTTAAATCCTGCGCATATAAAAATGTGTCTACAAAAGATATATAATCTTCTCGAAAACAACGGGACCTTTGTTTTTGATATTGAAACTATATATGCCGTACCAGCTCTCACTGGTGTATGGCAAGGAAAGGCATATAAAAAACCGGATGGAACAACGCTTATTGCAAGCAACTTACCACTACCGATAGAAAACTCGGTTGCAACCGTTATTTGTCGCTATGAACTCATGGATAAAACTAATATCATGCAAACGGAAATGGAATATTTTCAGATCAAACTTTATTATCCAACGGAAATGGATGTATTACTTAAAGAAGTTGGTTTTTCGCATATAAAAAAAATAGAAGCCTATAATCTGACATCATCACCGTCCGCACAAGATTATACTATTGTTTATGAATGTATAAAGTAA
- a CDS encoding UvrD-helicase domain-containing protein encodes MRDSFNNFLHNNLNESQKKAVHHEHGAVLVIAGAGSGKTRVITARITHLILNKNIHASSIVALTFTNKAATEMKERITSFLGNQVNLPFIGTFHSYCVQFLKKHQEYLSNPFFSIIDTDDQHKMIGGILQRNGLQKQFTPKNVAYQISQLKNHTNNPDQPATEYLQHQTLVDIFNAYETEKKASKALDFDDLLLETLRLLKKNNVIKNRFQEKIRHVLVDEYQDTNLVQHELLKEMGLSDNVLAIDSVCAVGDEDQSIYSWRGATVTNMANFKSVFPDTHIITIEQNYRSVQQILTIANNSIENNSSRTPKKLWSEKQGTNRVYKLTCLTEYQEARAISQLLLVAKEKYGLNNVGILYRTHTQSRALEEALLKDSIPYRIIGGIQFYERKEIKDLLAYLKIIANPFDRTSFFRIINVPARGFGDKFEELFYTHWNNEPFATWQDIIQQLTSNNNLGKTKTDALQSFAAILQGLEPMNLTSKALDQIIIRAGYLSYIKNNDEPQEAQARLDNIKELLDAVDHFESNGTTTITAFLDEVALMQDKMNKQNRDTHAVSLMSLHAAKGLEFDLVILPGVEEGIIPTTRSLNFNDALEEERRLFYVGITRAKEHLLICYTKNRYSYGKMTDQLPSRFLHEIPAQLLPHEDCSYWGLPQIHQFCADWLGSKIKKKSEVYIPFFSKTLERKPFPKMSEDTASFASALENDSLKAGKSLTPSTWKKNQPVKHQKYGIGTIQDIEEKSTGETHLIIKFKTGPKKIVAQFVQRL; translated from the coding sequence ATGCGCGATTCCTTCAATAATTTTCTCCACAACAACCTCAATGAATCTCAAAAAAAAGCGGTTCATCATGAACATGGTGCAGTTCTTGTTATAGCTGGCGCCGGTTCGGGAAAAACACGAGTAATCACCGCCCGCATTACCCATCTTATTCTTAATAAGAACATACATGCTTCATCAATTGTCGCGCTTACATTCACTAATAAAGCTGCGACTGAAATGAAGGAGCGCATTACTTCATTTTTAGGCAATCAAGTCAATCTACCTTTTATTGGTACATTTCACTCATACTGTGTACAATTTTTAAAAAAACATCAGGAATACTTATCTAATCCCTTTTTTTCCATAATAGACACTGACGACCAGCATAAAATGATTGGTGGCATTTTACAACGTAATGGACTACAAAAACAATTTACCCCGAAGAATGTTGCATATCAAATATCTCAACTAAAAAATCATACCAATAATCCCGATCAACCGGCAACAGAATACCTACAACATCAAACATTAGTTGATATTTTTAACGCATATGAAACGGAAAAAAAAGCTTCTAAAGCATTAGACTTTGATGATCTACTGCTTGAAACATTGCGGTTGTTAAAAAAAAACAATGTAATAAAAAACAGATTTCAAGAAAAAATTCGACATGTGTTAGTTGATGAATACCAAGACACCAACCTAGTACAACATGAATTACTCAAAGAAATGGGGCTAAGTGACAACGTACTTGCAATAGATTCTGTATGCGCTGTGGGCGATGAAGATCAATCTATTTATTCATGGCGCGGTGCAACAGTCACTAACATGGCTAATTTTAAATCAGTGTTTCCGGATACTCATATTATTACCATTGAGCAAAATTATCGTTCAGTACAACAAATATTAACAATTGCTAACAACAGCATAGAAAACAATAGCAGCAGAACTCCAAAAAAATTATGGTCGGAAAAACAAGGCACTAATAGAGTTTACAAACTTACATGTCTCACTGAATACCAAGAAGCGCGAGCAATTTCACAATTATTGTTGGTAGCAAAAGAAAAATATGGCCTTAATAATGTTGGTATATTGTATCGAACACACACGCAGTCGCGAGCTCTTGAAGAAGCACTTCTGAAAGATTCAATCCCTTATCGCATTATCGGTGGAATCCAGTTTTATGAGCGTAAAGAAATAAAAGATCTGCTCGCATATCTTAAAATTATCGCTAATCCGTTTGATCGTACGTCTTTTTTTCGAATCATTAATGTTCCTGCGCGTGGATTTGGTGATAAATTTGAAGAACTATTTTATACACACTGGAATAATGAGCCATTTGCAACCTGGCAAGATATAATTCAACAGTTAACCTCAAACAATAATTTAGGTAAAACAAAAACAGATGCTTTACAATCATTTGCCGCTATTTTACAAGGCCTTGAACCAATGAATTTGACAAGCAAAGCACTTGATCAAATTATTATACGCGCCGGTTATCTCAGCTACATCAAAAACAATGACGAACCACAAGAAGCACAAGCTCGACTCGATAACATCAAAGAACTTTTAGATGCTGTAGATCATTTTGAGTCAAATGGTACCACCACTATCACTGCATTTCTTGATGAAGTTGCGCTTATGCAAGATAAAATGAATAAACAAAATAGAGATACTCATGCAGTTTCTCTCATGAGCCTTCACGCAGCAAAAGGATTAGAATTTGACCTGGTAATTTTACCAGGGGTAGAAGAAGGAATAATACCAACAACACGGTCCTTAAACTTTAATGATGCACTCGAAGAAGAACGACGACTTTTTTATGTTGGTATAACTCGAGCTAAGGAACATCTACTTATTTGCTATACAAAAAATCGTTATTCATACGGTAAAATGACTGATCAACTACCTTCACGTTTTTTACATGAAATACCAGCGCAGCTACTTCCACACGAAGACTGTTCTTACTGGGGATTACCGCAAATACATCAATTTTGTGCTGATTGGTTAGGATCAAAAATAAAAAAAAAATCAGAAGTTTATATTCCCTTCTTCTCCAAAACTTTAGAGAGAAAACCATTTCCTAAGATGTCAGAAGATACAGCATCATTCGCTAGTGCTTTAGAGAACGATTCCTTAAAAGCAGGAAAATCATTGACTCCATCAACGTGGAAAAAAAATCAACCAGTCAAACATCAAAAATATGGTATCGGAACAATTCAAGATATTGAAGAAAAATCAACGGGTGAGACCCATTTAATTATCAAATTCAAAACAGGACCAAAAAAAATAGTTGCTCAGTTTGTACAGCGATTATAA
- a CDS encoding DUF6165 family protein, giving the protein MKQIKNIYYASIASTLLLTSQSYGNLITTEISYGEFIDKITILTIKSERMTNPEKLRNVLIELETLQKTYAKYIGNRSDVLVLQKKLKRTNEVLWDIEDAIRIKERNKEFYDDEFIELARNVYITNDQRYQIKREIDSLLGSRITEEKSYEEFV; this is encoded by the coding sequence TTACGCATCTATTGCAAGCACACTTTTACTAACATCTCAATCATATGGCAACCTCATTACCACTGAGATTTCTTATGGAGAGTTTATTGATAAAATTACCATTTTAACCATTAAATCAGAACGTATGACCAATCCAGAAAAATTAAGAAATGTATTAATTGAACTTGAAACATTACAAAAAACCTACGCAAAATATATTGGCAACCGATCTGATGTCCTAGTTTTACAAAAAAAATTAAAAAGAACTAATGAAGTATTATGGGATATTGAAGATGCAATTCGCATCAAAGAACGTAATAAAGAATTTTATGACGATGAATTCATTGAGCTTGCGCGCAACGTTTACATAACCAACGATCAACGTTACCAGATAAAAAGAGAAATCGACTCACTCCTTGGTTCTCGCATCACCGAAGAAAAGTCATATGAGGAATTTGTTTAA